The segment CTTTCCAACTCTTCTTTGGTGAAGGTTACAACTAAATTTCCTAGGTTATAGATGGATCAATTAACAGCTCATGGTCGTCCTCTTCCACCTCCTTTTCACACAAGAGATGTTCAGTTACAGAATAACAATCCTCATCTCCACGCACAGTTCCATCACATACAGCAACAGCAGAAGAGTGAAGATGAACAACAAAGCGGACATCGAAATCAAAAACGAGATCGTGACGATAACTTCAGTTTAAATCCTGATCCATCTGGTTCCATGGATAGCAAAGGAAACAACACTATTGGAGATGGCGGTAGAAGACCAAGAGGAAGACCAGCTGGTTCAAAAAACAAACCAAAACCACCAATTATTATTACTCGGGATAGCGCAAACGCTTTGAGATCTCATGTGATGGAAATCGCTACTGGATGTGATATACAAGAAAGTATATCAAACTTCGCAACAAGAAGACAACGAGGTGTTTGCATATTAAGTGCCAGCGGAACTGTTACAAACGTTACAATTAGGTactcacaatttcatttttatttatttcaaattttttatcgaattctcacttttaattttttttaactgaCAGACAACCCGCGTCTCCGGGTGCGGTGGTAACTCTACATGGGAGATTTGAAATCTTATCTCTTTCCGGTTCCTACTTACCACCGCCAGCACCGCCAGCCGCATCAGGGCTGACGATATACTTGGCCGGAGGACAAGGCCAAGTAGTTGGCGGTAGCGTTGTTGGGCCGTTGAACGCTTCAGGTCCGGTGGTGATAATGGCGGCTtcgtttgggaatgcagcctaTGAAAGACTTCCACTTGAAGACGAAGAATCGCCGGTGGGGCAGCAAGGAAGTGGAGGAAATTTAGGAACAAGTACTAATCAAGGTGCAGCAGCAGCACAACAAATTATGGGTACTGATCCAAATGCTAATAATTTACTACAAGGATTGCCTCAAAATCTACTAAATTCATGTCAATTACCACCAGCTGAAGCTTATTGGGGACCAGGAGCTCGTCCTCcttattgattttaaaattgGGAATTAACTTCAAAACTAgctgtcttctttttttttctctttaatttgcATTTTGTTAATCTTGGAACATGATTTCCAAATTCCAATATTATAGTACAGTAGTACTACTACTACAAACTTCTTTTCTAttaaccatctttcttttttaagtgTTAATTAGTCGGGTTTGTGAGGTTGTGTACACATCATCCTTCTTTTCTTCTGACTCAACTTTGTAAGGTTATTAGTCATTTAGCGAAGGATGTAAAATTTCAAagtatctttctttttcttctttattttatgtgaatgGTATtagcataaaaaaaaaaaattaacaaaagttTTTCCTCAAGTTGTCTTGGATAATAATCAATCTTTCGCTTGCTGCAGAAGCAAAAAGCCTCTCCATTGTTCAGGTTCGATGTTTCTttaaatcattatatatatatatatatatatatatatatatatatatatatatatattctttcgTTTCAAATTATCtgttttactaatattttttctttttatttatttagatattatATGATGACATATATTTGATGTATCTTTAGTACATGAGTAAGATCATGAAAatcagataaataaattaaaacgttacgagtatatattttctttgtctGGGGAGAGATAGTTATGGATGAATTAACTTTATGGAGGATGTTGAATTGAGAGAAAAcaaatagaagaaagaaaaggtaAGAAGATGCAGGAGAGGTATGGGTTTTGAATGATTGGTTTTTTCGAGTGAATACTATATTTAGGGTTAATACTATGAAGTGAACATTAGGTAGTGGGGTTTACACGTGCACTACTCTGAACTTAGCTCCTTTTCGAGGCAACTAATGCTTTCACTTCCATACTAAGGTACCACC is part of the Solanum lycopersicum chromosome 1, SLM_r2.1 genome and harbors:
- the LOC101255535 gene encoding AT-hook motif nuclear-localized protein 22, which produces MDQLTAHGRPLPPPFHTRDVQLQNNNPHLHAQFHHIQQQQKSEDEQQSGHRNQKRDRDDNFSLNPDPSGSMDSKGNNTIGDGGRRPRGRPAGSKNKPKPPIIITRDSANALRSHVMEIATGCDIQESISNFATRRQRGVCILSASGTVTNVTIRQPASPGAVVTLHGRFEILSLSGSYLPPPAPPAASGLTIYLAGGQGQVVGGSVVGPLNASGPVVIMAASFGNAAYERLPLEDEESPVGQQGSGGNLGTSTNQGAAAAQQIMGTDPNANNLLQGLPQNLLNSCQLPPAEAYWGPGARPPY